Proteins from a genomic interval of Bradyrhizobium sp. CCGB01:
- a CDS encoding LysR substrate-binding domain-containing protein, which yields MQIPFRAIIVFHAVARAGSISRAADELRVTPSAVSQQIQALELHLGTALTSRVGRNITLTEAGERYFEMISREIEHVTDVTQHVRGIRSATTLTVRAAPSVSSKWLLPRLASFVDANPDIELRLDGTNEPTDFRKENVDLEIRHGEGGWAGLFVESLGKERFFPLCAPSFFAAGSLVAQDLLEHRLIHSVKSQMQWPRWFTEAGIEPAERWKRVLFDRSHMAIDAAVDGLGIGLESELLAWRELRDGRLVCPVKNPPEVALTTQWIVCPHGHLRHRKTRTFLDWLRAERDAWSAR from the coding sequence ATGCAGATACCGTTCCGCGCCATCATTGTCTTCCACGCGGTGGCGCGCGCGGGCAGCATTTCCCGTGCGGCGGACGAATTACGGGTGACGCCTTCGGCCGTCAGCCAGCAGATCCAGGCGCTCGAGCTGCACCTCGGCACGGCGCTGACCTCGCGGGTCGGGCGTAACATCACGCTGACCGAGGCCGGCGAGCGCTATTTCGAGATGATCAGCCGCGAGATCGAGCACGTCACCGACGTGACGCAGCATGTCCGCGGCATCCGCTCCGCCACCACATTGACGGTACGCGCAGCCCCGAGCGTGTCGAGCAAATGGCTGCTGCCGCGGCTCGCGAGCTTCGTTGATGCCAATCCGGACATCGAATTGCGGCTCGACGGCACCAACGAGCCGACCGATTTCCGCAAGGAAAATGTCGACCTGGAGATCCGCCACGGCGAAGGCGGCTGGGCCGGTCTGTTCGTCGAAAGCCTGGGCAAGGAGCGCTTCTTTCCGCTGTGTGCGCCTTCGTTCTTTGCGGCGGGCAGCCTCGTAGCCCAGGACCTGCTCGAGCACCGGCTGATCCATTCGGTGAAATCGCAGATGCAATGGCCGCGCTGGTTCACGGAGGCCGGCATCGAGCCTGCGGAACGCTGGAAACGCGTGCTGTTCGACCGCAGCCACATGGCGATCGACGCCGCCGTCGACGGCCTTGGCATCGGGCTGGAAAGCGAGCTGCTGGCCTGGCGCGAATTACGCGACGGCCGCCTGGTTTGCCCCGTGAAGAACCCGCCGGAGGTCGCGCTGACCACGCAATGGATCGTCTGCCCGCACGGCCATCTGCGCCACCGCAAGACCCGCACCTTTCTCGACTGGCTGCGCGCGGAGCGCGACGCCTGGAGCGCGCGCTAG
- a CDS encoding NAD(P)H-dependent oxidoreductase, whose product MNLHRMLLERKAAGKPVTIGLIGAGKFGLMFLSQVRQTDGMHLVGVADLNTSRARAQLKLGCWPEEQYAAATIDDALKHGRTVVTDNADALITHPAIEVIIEATGDPGAGIRFAMKAIENGKHIVMVNVEADAVAGPILARKAKQAGVVYSLAWGDQPALIADHVDWARAAGFKVVAAGKGTRYHPTYHQSTPDTVWDILDKYMKIKDRNSINPKMFNSFVDGTKSGIEMTAVCNATGLHAQSEGLSFPPATRFEHAEICKPKSDGGMLEKSGVTEVTSSVYRDGTDVPQSLVMGTYVVFETDSAYSEECFREYSMLPDKTGKYASLYRPIHMIGLELGISVASAALRKEPTGAPIVFNSDVVATAKRKLKAGEMLDGEGGFCVWGKQTPADASLKQGYLPLGLAHQVKLKTDIAEGQRLRWEDVEYDPNSLAVRVRREMEAAFRQPNMAA is encoded by the coding sequence ATGAATCTCCATCGCATGCTGCTGGAGCGCAAGGCGGCCGGCAAGCCTGTTACCATCGGCCTGATTGGGGCCGGAAAATTCGGCCTGATGTTCCTGTCGCAGGTGCGCCAGACCGACGGCATGCATCTCGTCGGCGTTGCCGACCTGAACACCTCGCGCGCCCGGGCGCAGCTCAAGCTCGGTTGCTGGCCGGAAGAGCAATACGCGGCTGCCACGATCGACGATGCGCTCAAGCATGGCCGCACCGTCGTCACCGACAACGCCGATGCGCTGATCACCCATCCGGCGATCGAGGTCATCATCGAGGCGACCGGCGATCCCGGCGCCGGCATCCGCTTTGCGATGAAGGCGATCGAGAACGGCAAGCACATCGTGATGGTCAATGTCGAGGCGGACGCAGTCGCAGGTCCGATCCTGGCGCGCAAGGCCAAGCAGGCCGGCGTCGTCTATTCACTCGCCTGGGGCGACCAGCCGGCGCTGATCGCCGATCACGTCGACTGGGCACGTGCCGCCGGATTCAAGGTCGTCGCCGCCGGCAAGGGGACGCGCTATCACCCGACCTATCACCAGTCGACGCCGGATACGGTCTGGGACATCCTCGACAAATACATGAAGATCAAGGATCGCAACTCGATCAACCCGAAGATGTTCAACTCCTTCGTCGACGGCACCAAGTCGGGCATCGAAATGACGGCGGTGTGCAATGCGACCGGGCTGCATGCGCAGAGCGAGGGGCTGTCGTTCCCGCCGGCAACGCGGTTCGAGCACGCCGAAATCTGCAAGCCGAAATCCGACGGTGGCATGCTGGAGAAGTCGGGCGTCACCGAGGTCACGTCCTCGGTCTATCGTGACGGCACCGACGTCCCGCAGAGCCTCGTGATGGGCACCTATGTCGTGTTCGAGACCGACAGCGCCTATTCCGAGGAATGCTTCCGCGAATACAGCATGCTGCCGGACAAGACCGGCAAATACGCCTCGTTGTACCGGCCGATCCATATGATCGGGCTCGAACTCGGTATCTCCGTGGCTTCTGCGGCGCTGCGCAAGGAGCCGACCGGTGCGCCGATCGTGTTCAATTCGGACGTGGTGGCGACCGCCAAGCGCAAGCTGAAGGCCGGCGAGATGCTCGACGGCGAGGGCGGCTTCTGCGTGTGGGGTAAGCAGACCCCGGCCGACGCCTCTCTGAAGCAGGGCTATCTGCCGCTCGGCCTCGCCCACCAGGTCAAGCTCAAGACCGACATCGCGGAAGGCCAGCGTCTGAGATGGGAGGACGTGGAGTACGATCCCAACAGTCTCGCCGTGCGGGTGCGCCGCGAGATGGAAGCGGCCTTCCGGCAACCCAACATGGCGGCTTGA
- a CDS encoding tripartite tricarboxylate transporter substrate binding protein BugD, translating into MIPFLLKRALAAVAVIAFATAAFAQDFPKRPITMIVPFAAGGTSDVIARTVAEQMGIALGQTIVIENVAGAGGSTALARASRAEPDGYTIAIGNAGTNAATYTIYPKLPFTPDSFVPIGMVAKTFGIIALRKDFPAKDLKEFIAYAKANPGKINLGHAGVGSSNYLICKSFVTAAGIDATLVGYRGAAPALTDAVGSQIDGVCDAAASVSQSINEKLVKGLVVGSTVRLATLPDLPTSAEAGLPDFEAQGWNGLFAPKGTPPAVIAKLNAAARTAVETDAVKKRFADLSTVAPDPDEHTPDVLQKLVTRDVEKYRKMLADDAKQ; encoded by the coding sequence GTGATCCCGTTCCTGCTGAAGCGCGCGCTCGCCGCGGTCGCGGTCATTGCGTTCGCGACTGCCGCGTTCGCGCAGGATTTTCCCAAGCGCCCGATCACGATGATCGTGCCGTTCGCGGCCGGCGGCACCTCGGACGTGATCGCGCGCACGGTTGCCGAGCAGATGGGCATTGCGCTCGGCCAGACCATCGTGATCGAGAACGTTGCCGGCGCCGGCGGCTCGACCGCGCTGGCGCGCGCCTCCCGCGCCGAGCCCGATGGCTACACCATCGCGATCGGCAATGCCGGCACCAATGCCGCGACCTACACGATCTATCCAAAGCTGCCGTTCACGCCGGACTCCTTCGTGCCGATCGGGATGGTTGCGAAGACATTCGGCATCATCGCGCTGCGCAAGGATTTCCCGGCGAAGGACCTGAAGGAGTTCATCGCCTACGCCAAGGCCAATCCGGGCAAGATCAATCTCGGCCATGCCGGCGTCGGCTCGTCGAATTACCTCATTTGCAAGAGCTTTGTGACCGCCGCCGGCATCGATGCGACGCTGGTCGGCTATCGTGGCGCCGCGCCCGCGCTGACCGACGCGGTCGGCAGCCAGATCGACGGCGTCTGCGACGCGGCCGCCTCGGTCTCGCAGTCGATCAACGAGAAGCTGGTGAAGGGCCTCGTGGTCGGCTCGACCGTGCGGCTGGCGACGCTGCCGGATCTGCCGACGTCTGCCGAGGCGGGCCTGCCGGATTTCGAGGCGCAGGGCTGGAACGGCCTGTTCGCGCCCAAGGGCACGCCACCGGCCGTCATCGCCAAGCTGAACGCCGCCGCGCGGACGGCGGTGGAAACCGACGCGGTGAAGAAGCGCTTCGCCGATCTGTCGACAGTTGCGCCCGATCCCGACGAGCATACGCCCGACGTGCTCCAGAAGCTCGTGACACGCGACGTCGAAAAATACCGGAAGATGCTGGCGGACGACGCCAAGCAGTAG
- a CDS encoding TRAP transporter large permease subunit, which produces MSAVIGMPETVTLGEARPLRGRWLEQSLRWLVEIPAAIAVVAEVVILFAGIVARGIFHRPIIWSDELASILFLWLAMLGSAIAVQRSAHMRLTFFTSYLSPRAEAWASTLAAGGVALFLAIILHPALDYVEDQAFVETPALGWSGMVRAAAIPVGCIIALASICLTLVKRSAKDLLAVAILFAAIAGVLYFAGPSLKSLGNWNLLIFFVGLLGCAVMAGVPIAFSFCLATVAFLLTTTRTPLLVVVGRIDEGMSSLILLAVPLFVLLGQLVEQTGMARVMVAFLASMLGHVRGGLSYVMLGAMLLVSGISGSKTADMAAIAPVLFPEMRKRGMKDGELVSLLAASGAMSETIPPSIVLIAIASVTGVSIAALFTAGILPGIVLAIVLAFVARYRAGAEENAALKVARAPMSVVAKTFWAALPALALPFLIRSAVVEGFATATEVSTIGIAYCLVLGLVIYRGSLAWKNVLPMLVQTASLSGSILFIVGAASAMAWALAQSGFSHDLAARMAGVPGGAWGFLLISVVAFIVLGSVLEGIPAIVLFGPLLFPVAATFGINEVHYAMVVILAMGLGLFAPPFGLCYYAACSIGGVSPDAGMRRIWIYLAWLFLGLLLITFVPWISLVSVRFSG; this is translated from the coding sequence ATGAGCGCGGTGATCGGCATGCCGGAGACGGTGACGCTCGGCGAGGCGCGACCGTTGCGCGGACGCTGGCTGGAGCAGTCGCTGCGCTGGCTGGTGGAGATTCCGGCGGCGATCGCCGTGGTCGCCGAGGTCGTCATCCTGTTCGCCGGCATCGTCGCACGCGGAATCTTCCACCGGCCGATCATCTGGTCCGACGAGCTCGCCTCCATCCTGTTCCTGTGGCTGGCGATGCTCGGCAGCGCGATCGCCGTGCAGCGCTCGGCGCATATGCGCCTGACCTTCTTCACGTCGTACCTGTCGCCGCGTGCGGAGGCCTGGGCCTCGACGCTCGCGGCCGGCGGGGTTGCGCTGTTCCTCGCGATCATCCTGCATCCGGCGCTGGACTATGTGGAGGATCAGGCCTTTGTGGAGACGCCGGCGCTCGGCTGGTCCGGCATGGTTCGTGCGGCCGCCATCCCGGTCGGGTGCATCATCGCGCTCGCCAGCATCTGCCTCACCCTCGTCAAGCGATCCGCGAAGGACCTGCTTGCCGTCGCAATCCTGTTTGCGGCGATTGCCGGCGTGCTCTATTTCGCAGGCCCCTCGCTGAAGTCGCTCGGCAACTGGAACCTGCTGATCTTCTTCGTCGGTCTGCTCGGCTGCGCTGTGATGGCGGGCGTGCCGATCGCGTTTTCCTTTTGTCTTGCGACCGTCGCTTTCCTGCTGACCACGACGCGGACGCCGTTGCTGGTCGTGGTCGGGCGGATCGACGAGGGCATGAGCTCGCTGATCCTGCTCGCGGTGCCGCTGTTCGTGCTGCTGGGACAACTGGTCGAGCAGACCGGCATGGCGCGCGTCATGGTCGCATTCCTCGCCTCTATGCTCGGCCATGTCCGGGGTGGGCTCTCCTATGTGATGTTGGGCGCCATGCTGCTGGTTTCGGGCATCTCCGGCTCGAAGACCGCCGATATGGCGGCGATCGCGCCGGTGCTGTTTCCCGAAATGCGCAAGCGCGGCATGAAGGATGGCGAACTGGTCTCGCTGCTCGCGGCGTCAGGCGCGATGAGCGAGACCATTCCGCCGTCGATCGTGCTGATCGCGATCGCCTCCGTCACCGGTGTCTCGATCGCCGCGCTGTTCACCGCCGGCATCCTGCCGGGGATCGTGCTGGCGATCGTGCTCGCCTTCGTCGCGCGCTACCGGGCGGGCGCGGAGGAGAACGCCGCGCTCAAGGTCGCGCGGGCACCGATGTCTGTCGTGGCGAAGACGTTCTGGGCGGCGCTGCCGGCCCTGGCCTTGCCGTTCCTGATCCGCAGCGCGGTGGTCGAGGGCTTTGCGACCGCCACTGAAGTCTCGACGATCGGCATCGCCTATTGCCTCGTGCTCGGCCTGGTCATCTATCGTGGCAGCCTGGCCTGGAAGAATGTGCTGCCGATGCTGGTGCAGACTGCCTCGCTGTCCGGGTCGATCCTGTTCATCGTGGGAGCTGCCAGCGCGATGGCATGGGCATTGGCGCAATCCGGCTTCTCACATGATCTGGCGGCGCGTATGGCCGGCGTGCCCGGCGGCGCCTGGGGCTTCCTGTTGATCTCGGTCGTCGCCTTCATCGTGCTCGGCAGCGTGCTGGAGGGCATCCCGGCCATCGTGCTGTTCGGTCCGCTGCTATTCCCGGTGGCGGCAACGTTCGGGATCAACGAGGTGCACTATGCGATGGTGGTGATCCTCGCCATGGGCCTCGGCCTGTTCGCGCCGCCGTTCGGGCTCTGCTACTACGCGGCCTGCAGCATCGGCGGCGTGTCGCCGGACGCCGGCATGCGCCGAATCTGGATCTATCTCGCCTGGCTGTTCCTGGGCCTGCTGCTGATCACCTTCGTGCCCTGGATATCGCTGGTGTCTGTGAGATTCTCAGGCTGA
- the cynS gene encoding cyanase has product MKREDLTEKLLDIKREKGWSWKHICEKIGGYSEVLIVGAIMGQMKLTKPQAANAGELFGLSKAETAMLNEVPMRGTGTPMPPTDPLIYRFYEMVMVNGPAWKALIEEEFGDGIMSAIDFDMGIERVANPKGDRVKITMSGKFLPYKYYGASGNVPEYGFKEE; this is encoded by the coding sequence ATGAAACGCGAAGACCTCACCGAAAAGCTGCTCGACATCAAGCGCGAGAAGGGCTGGAGCTGGAAACACATCTGCGAGAAGATCGGCGGCTATTCCGAAGTGCTGATCGTCGGCGCGATCATGGGCCAGATGAAGCTGACGAAGCCGCAGGCCGCCAATGCCGGCGAGCTGTTCGGCCTGTCGAAGGCCGAGACCGCGATGCTCAACGAGGTGCCGATGCGCGGCACCGGCACGCCGATGCCGCCGACCGATCCGCTGATCTATCGCTTCTACGAGATGGTGATGGTGAACGGCCCGGCGTGGAAGGCGCTGATCGAGGAGGAATTCGGCGACGGCATCATGTCGGCGATCGATTTCGACATGGGGATCGAGCGCGTCGCCAACCCGAAGGGCGATCGCGTCAAGATCACGATGTCGGGCAAATTCCTGCCGTACAAATATTACGGCGCCAGCGGCAACGTGCCGGAGTACGGCTTCAAGGAGGAGTGA
- a CDS encoding tetratricopeptide repeat protein, whose product MPVALVVLLLDITLIYHASRTGRLRPWAFIILLVPMMGALAYIAVELIPEWFSSPGARQARQRVANRLDPEKRYRELSDRLAATDTIANRAALAEECAKIGRFSEAEAHYDHVLKLPMGHDPAYALGKAQAEFSAKRPADALATLDDLQKQWPDFDSADAHLLYARALAEVGRLDEALEEYHAVSGYFPGAEARVRYGMLLQMVGRSAEARMVFNELLIQMRRAPKYLREAQAEWLSIAEKQLST is encoded by the coding sequence ATGCCCGTCGCTTTGGTCGTTCTGCTGCTGGATATCACGCTGATCTATCACGCATCGCGAACCGGGCGGCTACGGCCCTGGGCCTTCATCATCCTGCTGGTGCCGATGATGGGCGCGCTCGCCTATATCGCGGTCGAGCTCATCCCGGAATGGTTTTCCAGCCCCGGCGCACGGCAGGCGCGGCAGCGCGTCGCCAACCGGCTCGATCCCGAGAAGCGCTATCGCGAGCTGTCCGACCGGCTGGCGGCCACCGACACCATCGCCAACCGCGCCGCGCTGGCGGAAGAGTGCGCGAAGATCGGCAGATTCAGTGAAGCGGAAGCGCATTACGACCACGTCCTGAAGCTGCCGATGGGCCACGATCCCGCTTATGCGCTCGGCAAGGCGCAAGCCGAGTTTTCAGCCAAGCGTCCGGCCGACGCGCTCGCGACGCTGGACGACCTCCAGAAGCAGTGGCCGGACTTCGACTCCGCCGACGCGCATCTGCTCTACGCCCGCGCGCTCGCCGAGGTCGGCCGGCTCGACGAGGCGCTGGAGGAGTACCACGCCGTCTCCGGCTATTTCCCCGGCGCCGAAGCGCGGGTGCGCTACGGCATGCTGCTCCAGATGGTCGGCCGCAGCGCCGAGGCGCGAATGGTCTTCAACGAGCTCCTGATCCAGATGCGGCGCGCGCCAAAGTATCTGCGCGAGGCGCAGGCCGAGTGGCTGTCGATCGCCGAGAAGCAGCTCTCGACCTGA
- the purS gene encoding phosphoribosylformylglycinamidine synthase subunit PurS, with protein sequence MKARVTVTLKTGILDPQGKAIEGALKSLGVDGVASVRQGKVFDIELAGADKAKAEAALKDAADKLLANTVIENYRVELL encoded by the coding sequence GTGAAGGCACGTGTCACCGTTACCCTGAAGACGGGCATCCTCGATCCGCAAGGCAAGGCCATCGAAGGCGCGCTGAAGTCGCTCGGCGTCGACGGCGTCGCCAGCGTCCGCCAGGGCAAGGTGTTCGACATCGAGCTCGCCGGCGCCGACAAGGCCAAGGCCGAAGCGGCGCTCAAGGATGCCGCCGACAAGCTGCTCGCCAACACCGTGATCGAGAACTATCGGGTCGAGCTGCTCTGA
- the purQ gene encoding phosphoribosylformylglycinamidine synthase subunit PurQ has product MKAAILVFPGINRERDMARALKLISGHEPAMVWHAETSLPAGTDLVVVPGGFSYGDYLRCGAIAARSPVMDAVRDYAAKGGLVLGVCNGFQILCESGLLPGVLMRNERLKFICHDVHLRVERSDTPFTRGYNAGQVIRVPVAHGEGNYEADEETIKRLEGEGRVLYRYCSADGVVDEAHNINGAANSIAGIVNDKGNVLGMMPHPENHVEDIMGCTDGRGLFAGLTAHLEKAA; this is encoded by the coding sequence ATGAAGGCCGCCATCCTCGTCTTCCCCGGCATCAACCGCGAGCGCGACATGGCGCGCGCGCTGAAGCTCATCTCGGGCCATGAGCCCGCGATGGTCTGGCACGCCGAGACCTCGCTGCCTGCGGGCACCGATCTCGTGGTGGTGCCGGGCGGCTTCTCCTACGGCGACTATCTTCGCTGTGGGGCGATTGCGGCGCGGTCGCCGGTGATGGACGCGGTGCGCGACTATGCGGCCAAGGGCGGTCTCGTCCTCGGCGTCTGCAACGGTTTCCAGATCCTCTGCGAATCCGGCCTGCTGCCCGGCGTCTTGATGCGCAATGAGCGGCTGAAATTCATCTGCCACGACGTGCATCTGCGCGTCGAGCGCTCCGACACGCCGTTCACCCGCGGCTACAATGCCGGGCAGGTGATCCGCGTTCCCGTCGCACATGGCGAGGGCAATTACGAGGCGGACGAGGAGACCATCAAGCGGCTCGAAGGCGAGGGGCGGGTGCTCTATCGCTACTGCTCCGCCGACGGCGTGGTCGATGAGGCGCACAACATCAACGGCGCGGCGAATTCCATCGCCGGCATCGTCAACGACAAGGGCAACGTGCTCGGCATGATGCCCCATCCGGAAAACCACGTCGAAGACATCATGGGCTGCACCGACGGCCGTGGCCTGTTCGCCGGCCTCACCGCGCATCTGGAAAAGGCCGCGTGA
- the purC gene encoding phosphoribosylaminoimidazolesuccinocarboxamide synthase, whose translation MSRRRRIYEGKAKVLYEGPEPGTLIQHFKDDATAFNAKKHQVIEGKGVLNNRISEYLFQHLNDIGVPTHFIRRLNMREQLIREVEIVPLEVVVRNVAAGSLSQRLGIEEGTQLPRSIIEFYYKNDQLNDPMVSEEHITAFGWATPQEIDDIMALAIRVNDFLTGLFLGIGIRLVDFKMECGRLFENEMMRIIVADEISPDSCRLWDIKSNEKLDKDRFRRDLGGLLEAYTEVAKRLGILMENERPQGTGPVLVKS comes from the coding sequence ATGAGCCGTCGGCGTCGTATTTATGAAGGCAAGGCAAAGGTTCTTTACGAAGGCCCGGAGCCCGGCACCCTGATCCAGCACTTCAAGGATGACGCCACCGCGTTCAATGCGAAAAAGCATCAGGTGATCGAGGGCAAGGGTGTCCTCAACAACCGGATCTCGGAGTACCTGTTTCAGCACCTCAACGACATCGGGGTGCCGACCCATTTCATCCGCCGCCTCAACATGCGCGAACAGTTGATTCGCGAGGTCGAGATCGTGCCGCTCGAGGTGGTGGTGCGGAACGTTGCCGCCGGCTCGCTGTCGCAGCGCCTCGGCATCGAGGAGGGCACGCAGCTGCCCCGTTCGATCATCGAATTCTATTACAAGAACGACCAGCTCAACGACCCCATGGTGTCGGAAGAGCACATCACCGCCTTCGGCTGGGCCACGCCCCAGGAGATCGACGACATCATGGCGCTTGCCATCCGCGTCAACGATTTCCTCACCGGCCTCTTCCTCGGCATCGGCATCCGCCTCGTCGACTTCAAGATGGAGTGCGGCCGCCTGTTCGAGAACGAGATGATGCGGATCATCGTCGCCGACGAGATCTCGCCGGACAGCTGCCGTCTGTGGGACATCAAGTCGAACGAGAAGCTCGACAAGGACCGTTTCCGCCGCGACCTCGGTGGCCTGCTCGAGGCCTATACCGAAGTCGCCAAGCGCCTCGGCATCCTCATGGAGAACGAGCGTCCGCAGGGCACTGGCCCGGTGCTGGTGAAGAGCTGA
- a CDS encoding TRAP transporter substrate-binding protein: MSGKGHRISRRNFMVAAAAVPLVAIRTRPAQAAEFEYKLATGQSLTQPINTRLDQAVKRIREASGGRLEIKFFPASQLGSDTDLLTQIRSGGVDFLNIAGSVLSTVAPIAGIANVGFAFSDYGQVWNAMDGDLGKLIASQIEKTGALVMAKPADNTFRQVSSFTKPIKTPADLAGYRIRVPVSPIFTSLFKSLGANPTSINFNELYTALQTHLVDGQENGLVTIEAGKIYEVQKYISETNHIWDPFFILGNRRSVKALPDELQAIVRREFDQAAMEQRADTAKLNLTLKDQLTAKGITFEVSDKEAFRKGLSAAGFYKEWRGKFGEDNWKILEAAAGALA; encoded by the coding sequence ATGTCGGGCAAGGGCCACAGGATTTCACGGCGCAACTTCATGGTCGCGGCTGCGGCCGTTCCACTGGTCGCGATCCGCACCCGGCCGGCGCAGGCCGCGGAGTTCGAATACAAGCTCGCCACCGGCCAGTCGCTGACGCAGCCGATCAACACCCGCCTCGATCAGGCCGTGAAGCGGATCAGGGAAGCGAGCGGCGGCCGGCTGGAGATCAAGTTCTTTCCCGCCTCGCAGCTCGGCTCGGACACCGATCTCTTGACCCAGATCCGCAGCGGCGGCGTCGATTTCCTTAACATCGCGGGCTCCGTGCTGTCGACGGTAGCGCCGATCGCCGGCATCGCCAATGTCGGCTTCGCGTTCTCGGACTACGGCCAGGTCTGGAATGCGATGGACGGAGACCTCGGCAAGCTGATCGCAAGCCAGATCGAGAAGACCGGCGCGCTGGTGATGGCCAAGCCCGCCGACAACACGTTCCGGCAGGTTTCGTCGTTCACCAAGCCGATCAAGACGCCGGCCGATCTCGCCGGTTACCGCATCCGCGTGCCGGTCTCGCCGATCTTCACCTCGCTGTTCAAGTCGCTGGGCGCCAACCCGACCTCGATCAACTTCAACGAATTGTACACGGCGCTCCAGACCCATCTCGTCGACGGCCAGGAGAACGGCCTCGTTACCATCGAGGCCGGCAAGATCTACGAGGTGCAGAAATACATCTCCGAGACCAACCACATCTGGGATCCATTCTTCATTCTCGGCAACCGCCGCTCGGTCAAGGCACTGCCCGACGAGTTGCAGGCGATCGTACGGCGTGAATTCGACCAGGCCGCGATGGAGCAGCGCGCGGATACCGCCAAGCTCAATCTGACACTGAAGGACCAGCTGACCGCCAAGGGCATCACCTTCGAGGTCTCCGACAAGGAGGCGTTCCGCAAGGGGCTGTCGGCCGCCGGCTTCTACAAGGAATGGCGCGGCAAGTTCGGCGAGGACAACTGGAAGATTCTGGAGGCCGCGGCCGGAGCGCTGGCATGA
- a CDS encoding DUF1476 domain-containing protein — protein sequence MSTLDKREEGFEKKFALDEEQKFKAEARRNRLLGLWAAEKLGITGDAATAYAKEVVAADFEEAGDADVLRKVMADFAAKNVAVTEQAIRAKMSELIAVAAAEVKAGK from the coding sequence ATGAGCACGTTGGACAAACGCGAGGAAGGCTTCGAGAAGAAATTTGCCCTCGACGAGGAGCAGAAATTCAAGGCGGAAGCCCGCCGCAACCGGCTGCTCGGGCTTTGGGCAGCCGAGAAGCTCGGCATCACCGGCGATGCCGCCACCGCCTACGCCAAGGAGGTGGTCGCCGCCGATTTCGAGGAAGCCGGCGACGCCGACGTGCTGCGCAAGGTCATGGCCGATTTCGCCGCCAAGAACGTGGCCGTCACCGAGCAGGCGATTCGCGCCAAGATGAGCGAATTGATCGCTGTGGCGGCGGCCGAGGTGAAGGCGGGGAAATAG